In a single window of the Zonotrichia leucophrys gambelii isolate GWCS_2022_RI chromosome 2, RI_Zleu_2.0, whole genome shotgun sequence genome:
- the SALL3 gene encoding sal-like protein 3 isoform X2, which produces MSRRKQAKPQHLKSDEELQAEVVSEHVPGEGADDGDSGNESRSGSEETNVCEKCCAEFFKWTDFLEHKKSCTKNPLVLIVNEDEPAPPPAEEFPDPSPASSPSDQAESEAAEEGVQAENNDSSEVKNTEKEEEPMEVETSAEKSFQNKGTSNTATPLPQIPEPSSMTSYNMPNTNVTLETLLSTKVAVAQFSQSARATASTSISSGVTAVAIPMILEQLMALQQQQIHQLQLIEQIRSQVAMMNRQPLRPSLSQIVAAQAGPGQASNQLQGFATSAAVQLTAVIPSAIVGQAAAGQPTAFDGSQHISRSTSGTSTPNISGSGSSALPESGVPSSSNAITSITPVSVSNAPNSASQPQNASTPPSIGHGSLTSVSSLPNPLLPQTSSNSVIFPNPLVSIAATANALDPLSALMKHRKGKPPNVSVFEPKSSSEDPFFKHKCRFCAKVFGSDSALQIHLRSHTGERPFKCNICGNRFSTKGNLKVHFQRHKEKYPHIQMNPYPVPEYLDNVPTCSGIPYGMSLPPEKPVTTWLDSKPVLPTVPTSIGLQLPPTIPGVNSYGDSPSITPMSRSPQRPSPASSECTSLSPSLNTSESGVPASAESPQPVQSGSSLTKAEPVTLPPTSTRLGDLSAGGQVSAAATSSIPTVVTDSTVATSLPNPVLPAVSDQFKAKFPFGGLLDSMQTSETSKLQQLVENIDKKMTDPNQCVICHRVLSCQSALKMHYRTHTGERPFKCKICGRAFTTKGNLKTHFGVHRAKPPLRVQHSCPICQKKFTNAVVLQQHIRMHMGGQIPNTPLPEGFQDAMDSELSYDEKNVDTLSNFDDDIDENSMEEDPELKDTASDSSKPLISYSGSCPSSPPSVISSIAALENQMKMIDSVMNCQQLTSLKSIENGSGESDHLSNDSSSAVGDLESQSAGSPAMSESSSSMQALSPVNSNSESFRSKSPGLSNQEEPQEIQLKTEKPDSPPPTTENGGALDLTSTNPGRPVIKEEAPFSLLFLNRERGPSQSTPSLVTSTAPTMIKMEVNGHSKPISLGEVPSLPAGIQVPAAPQTVMSPGITPMLAPPPRRTPKQHNCQSCGKTFSSASALQIHERTHTGEKPFGCTICGRAFTTKGNLKVHMGTHMWNNAPARRGRRLSVENPMALLGGDALKFSEMFQKDLAARAMNVDPSFWNQYAAAITNGLAMKNNEISVIQNGGIPQLPVSLGGGAIPPLSNLTGGMDKARTGSSPPIVSLDKASSETGASRPFTRFIEDNKEIGIN; this is translated from the exons TCCCGGGAGAAGGAGCAGATGATGGTGATAGCGGGAACGAGAGCAGGAGTGGAAGTGAAGAAACCAACGTCTGTGAGAAGTGCTGCGCCGAGTTCTTCAAGTGGACGGACTTCCTGGAGCACAAGAAGAGCTGCACTAAAAACCCCCTGGTGCTGATTGTCAATGAAGATGAACCAGCTCCACCCCCGGCTGAGGAATTCCCTGATCCCTCTCCCGCCAGCTCTCCCAGTGACCAGGCAGAGAGTGAAGCTGCTGAAGAAGGCGTCCAGGCAGAAAACAATGACAGCTCTGAGGTAAAAAACAcggaaaaggaagaagagccAATGGAGGTAGAAACTTCTGCAGAAAAAAGTTTCCAGAATAAAGGCACCTCAAACACAGCTACTCCTCTACCTCAGATCCCTGAACCATCTTCCATGACAAGCTATAACATGCCAAACACCAATGTCACGCTAGAGACTCTGCTGAGCACGAAAGTGGCAGTCGCGCAGTTCTCGCAGAGCGCGCGGGCCACTGCTTCCACGAGCATCAGCAGCGGGGTGACGGCTGTGGCCATCCCCATGATTCTGGAGCAGCTcatggccctgcagcagcagcagatccaccagctccagctgatCGAGCAGATCCGCAGTCAGGTGGCGATGATGAACCGCCAGCCCCTGCGACCATCCCTCAGCCAGATCGTGGCTGCGCAGGCTGGTCCCGGACAGGCCTCCAACCAGCTGCAAGGGTTTGCCACCAGTGCTGCCGTCCAGCTCACTGCAGTCATTCCTTCTGCCATTGTGGGGCAGGCCGCTGCTGGCCAGCCCACTGCCTTCGACGGCTCTCAGCACATCTCGAGATCTACATCCGGAACAAGTACACCCAATATATCCGGCAGTGGTTCTTCTGCCCTGCCTGAATCAGGTGTACCTTCCTCCTCGAACGCGATTACATCCATAACTCCCGTTTCTGTGTCAAATGCTCCTAACAGTGCTTCGCAGCCCCAGAACGCTTCGACTCCACCTTCAATAGGACATGGAAGCCTCACCTCAGTATCCAGCCTGCCAAACCCACTTCTACCTCAGACTTCATCAAATAGCGTGATCTTCCCCAACCCGCTGGTTAGCATCGCAGCAACTGCTAACGCGCTCGATCCTTTGTCCGCCCTTATGAAGCACCGCAAAGGAAAGCCACCAAATGTGTCAGTGTTTGAACCCAAGTCAAGCTCCGAGGATCccttttttaaacataaatgCCGATTTTGTGCCAAGGTCTTTGGAAGTGACAGTGCTTTACAGATTCACCTCCGCTCGCATACAGGCGAAAGACCTTTTAAGTGTAACATATGTGGAAATCGCTTTTCCACAAAGGGCAACCTGAAAGTTCATTTTCAGAGGCATAAAGAGAAATACCCTCATATTCAGATGAACCCTTATCCTGTTCCAGAATACCTCGACAATGTGCCCACTTGCTCTGGAATCCCGTATGGGATGTCGCTGCCCCCTGAGAAGCCGGTCACAACGTGGTTAGATAGTAAACCTGTTTTACCAACTGTCCCGACTTCCATCGGGCTCCAGCTGCCCCCCACTATTCCTGGTGTGAACAGTTACGGAGACTCTCCAAGTATCACTCCTATGAGCAGGTCACCCCAGAGGCCTTCTCCCGCCTCCAGTGAATGCACTTCTCTATCCCCCAGCCTCAACACTTCTGAGTCGGGTGTTCCAGCATCTGCTGAATCCCCGCAGCCCGTTCAGAGTGGCTCATCTCTGACCAAGGCAGAACCTGTCACTCTGCCGCCCACAAGCACACGGCTTGGGGACCTTTCTGCAGGTGGGCAAgtttctgcagctgccacaTCTTCAATTCCTACAGTGGTTACAGACAGCACTGTTGCAACAAGCCTCCCAAACCCTGTGCTTCCAGCAGTGTCTGATCAGTTTAAGGCAAAGTTTCCATTTGGTGGTCTGCTAGACTCTATGCAAACATCAGAAACCTCAAAACTACAACAGCTAGTGGAGAACATTGATAAGAAGATGACAGATCCGAATCAATGTGTCATTTGTCACCGTGTGCTTAGTTGTCAGAGCGCTCTCAAGATGCATTACAGAACACATACTGGAGAAAGAccatttaaatgcaaaatttgtGGACGTGCCTTTACTACAAAAGGcaatttaaaaacacattttggagTTCATCGAGCAAAGCCACCACTTAGAGTACAGCACTCGTGTCCCATTTGTCAGAAGAAATTTACAAACGCGGTTGTTCTTCAGCAGCACATTCGTATGCATATGGGTGGGCAAATTCCGAACACGCCACTACCAGAGGGCTTCCAGGATGCCATGGACTCAGAGCTTTCCTATGACGAGAAGAATGTTGACACACTGAGCAACTTCGATGATGACATTGATGAAAATTCTATGGAAGAGGACCCGGAACTAAAGGACACGGCAAGTGATTCATCCAAACCCCTCATCTCTTACTCTGGGTCATGTCCTTCTTCACCACCTTCTGTGATCTCCAGTATTGCTGCTTTGGAGAATCAAATGAAAATGATTGATTCTGTCATGAACTGTCAGCAGCTGACCAGTTTAAAATCCATAGAAAATGGATCAGGGGAAAGTGACCATTTGAGCAATGACTCCTCATCAGCCGTTGGTGATCTTGAAAGCCAGagtgcaggcagccctgcaatGTCAGAGTCTTCTTCCTCCATGCAAGCTTTGTCTCCTGTGAATAGCAATAGTGAAAGTTTCAGATCAAAGTCCCCCGGTCTCAGTAACCAGGAAGAGCCTCAAGAAATACAATTAAAGACAGAAAAGCCAGACAGTCCACCACCCACAACTGAAAATGGAGGCGCATTAGACCTGACATCCACCAACCCAGGAAGACCGGTCATCAAAGAGGAGGCTCCTTTTAGTCTGCTGTTCCTGAACAGAGAACGTG GTCCCAGCCAAAGTACTCCTAGCCTGGTCACCAGTACAGCACCTACCATGATCAAAATGGAAGTGAATGGTCACAGCAAGCCGATCTCTTTGGGTGAGGTTCCCTCGCTTCCAGCTGGAATCCAGGTTCCTGCTGCACCACAGACAGTGATGAGTCCGGGGATCACCCCTATGCTGGCACCCCCCCCTCGCCGGACTCCCAAGCAGCACAACTGTCAGTCATGCGGGAAGACCTTCTCCTCAGCAAGTGCACTGCAGATACACGAGCGCACCCATACCGGTGAAAAACCGTTTGGTTGCACAATCTGTGGTAGAGCTTTTACCACAAAGGGGAATCTTAAG GTTCACATGGGGACTCATATGTGGAATAACGCCCCTGCACGCCGTGGCCGACGCCTCTCCGTGGAAAACCCCATGGCTTTGCTTGGTGGCGACGCTCTCAAGTTCTCCGAGATGTTCCAGAAGGATTTGGCAGCTCGGGCCATGAATGTTGACCCCAGTTTTTGGAACCAATATGCTGCAGCTATCACTAACGGACTTGCTATGAAGAACAATGAGATTTCTGTCATACAGAACGGAGGCATTCCTCAGCTCCCAGTAAGTCTAGGCGGAGGCGCCATCCCACCTCTAAGTAACCTTACCGGTGGCATGGACAAAGCTCGCACGGGCAGCAGCCCTCCCATTGTCAGTCTGGACAAAGCAAGTTCTGAGACGGGAGCCAGTCGTCCATTCACCAGATTTATTGAGGATAATAAAGAGATTGGCATAAATTAA
- the SALL3 gene encoding sal-like protein 3 isoform X1 → MSRRKQAKPQHLKSDEELQAEVVSEHAVPGEGADDGDSGNESRSGSEETNVCEKCCAEFFKWTDFLEHKKSCTKNPLVLIVNEDEPAPPPAEEFPDPSPASSPSDQAESEAAEEGVQAENNDSSEVKNTEKEEEPMEVETSAEKSFQNKGTSNTATPLPQIPEPSSMTSYNMPNTNVTLETLLSTKVAVAQFSQSARATASTSISSGVTAVAIPMILEQLMALQQQQIHQLQLIEQIRSQVAMMNRQPLRPSLSQIVAAQAGPGQASNQLQGFATSAAVQLTAVIPSAIVGQAAAGQPTAFDGSQHISRSTSGTSTPNISGSGSSALPESGVPSSSNAITSITPVSVSNAPNSASQPQNASTPPSIGHGSLTSVSSLPNPLLPQTSSNSVIFPNPLVSIAATANALDPLSALMKHRKGKPPNVSVFEPKSSSEDPFFKHKCRFCAKVFGSDSALQIHLRSHTGERPFKCNICGNRFSTKGNLKVHFQRHKEKYPHIQMNPYPVPEYLDNVPTCSGIPYGMSLPPEKPVTTWLDSKPVLPTVPTSIGLQLPPTIPGVNSYGDSPSITPMSRSPQRPSPASSECTSLSPSLNTSESGVPASAESPQPVQSGSSLTKAEPVTLPPTSTRLGDLSAGGQVSAAATSSIPTVVTDSTVATSLPNPVLPAVSDQFKAKFPFGGLLDSMQTSETSKLQQLVENIDKKMTDPNQCVICHRVLSCQSALKMHYRTHTGERPFKCKICGRAFTTKGNLKTHFGVHRAKPPLRVQHSCPICQKKFTNAVVLQQHIRMHMGGQIPNTPLPEGFQDAMDSELSYDEKNVDTLSNFDDDIDENSMEEDPELKDTASDSSKPLISYSGSCPSSPPSVISSIAALENQMKMIDSVMNCQQLTSLKSIENGSGESDHLSNDSSSAVGDLESQSAGSPAMSESSSSMQALSPVNSNSESFRSKSPGLSNQEEPQEIQLKTEKPDSPPPTTENGGALDLTSTNPGRPVIKEEAPFSLLFLNRERGPSQSTPSLVTSTAPTMIKMEVNGHSKPISLGEVPSLPAGIQVPAAPQTVMSPGITPMLAPPPRRTPKQHNCQSCGKTFSSASALQIHERTHTGEKPFGCTICGRAFTTKGNLKVHMGTHMWNNAPARRGRRLSVENPMALLGGDALKFSEMFQKDLAARAMNVDPSFWNQYAAAITNGLAMKNNEISVIQNGGIPQLPVSLGGGAIPPLSNLTGGMDKARTGSSPPIVSLDKASSETGASRPFTRFIEDNKEIGIN, encoded by the exons CAGTCCCGGGAGAAGGAGCAGATGATGGTGATAGCGGGAACGAGAGCAGGAGTGGAAGTGAAGAAACCAACGTCTGTGAGAAGTGCTGCGCCGAGTTCTTCAAGTGGACGGACTTCCTGGAGCACAAGAAGAGCTGCACTAAAAACCCCCTGGTGCTGATTGTCAATGAAGATGAACCAGCTCCACCCCCGGCTGAGGAATTCCCTGATCCCTCTCCCGCCAGCTCTCCCAGTGACCAGGCAGAGAGTGAAGCTGCTGAAGAAGGCGTCCAGGCAGAAAACAATGACAGCTCTGAGGTAAAAAACAcggaaaaggaagaagagccAATGGAGGTAGAAACTTCTGCAGAAAAAAGTTTCCAGAATAAAGGCACCTCAAACACAGCTACTCCTCTACCTCAGATCCCTGAACCATCTTCCATGACAAGCTATAACATGCCAAACACCAATGTCACGCTAGAGACTCTGCTGAGCACGAAAGTGGCAGTCGCGCAGTTCTCGCAGAGCGCGCGGGCCACTGCTTCCACGAGCATCAGCAGCGGGGTGACGGCTGTGGCCATCCCCATGATTCTGGAGCAGCTcatggccctgcagcagcagcagatccaccagctccagctgatCGAGCAGATCCGCAGTCAGGTGGCGATGATGAACCGCCAGCCCCTGCGACCATCCCTCAGCCAGATCGTGGCTGCGCAGGCTGGTCCCGGACAGGCCTCCAACCAGCTGCAAGGGTTTGCCACCAGTGCTGCCGTCCAGCTCACTGCAGTCATTCCTTCTGCCATTGTGGGGCAGGCCGCTGCTGGCCAGCCCACTGCCTTCGACGGCTCTCAGCACATCTCGAGATCTACATCCGGAACAAGTACACCCAATATATCCGGCAGTGGTTCTTCTGCCCTGCCTGAATCAGGTGTACCTTCCTCCTCGAACGCGATTACATCCATAACTCCCGTTTCTGTGTCAAATGCTCCTAACAGTGCTTCGCAGCCCCAGAACGCTTCGACTCCACCTTCAATAGGACATGGAAGCCTCACCTCAGTATCCAGCCTGCCAAACCCACTTCTACCTCAGACTTCATCAAATAGCGTGATCTTCCCCAACCCGCTGGTTAGCATCGCAGCAACTGCTAACGCGCTCGATCCTTTGTCCGCCCTTATGAAGCACCGCAAAGGAAAGCCACCAAATGTGTCAGTGTTTGAACCCAAGTCAAGCTCCGAGGATCccttttttaaacataaatgCCGATTTTGTGCCAAGGTCTTTGGAAGTGACAGTGCTTTACAGATTCACCTCCGCTCGCATACAGGCGAAAGACCTTTTAAGTGTAACATATGTGGAAATCGCTTTTCCACAAAGGGCAACCTGAAAGTTCATTTTCAGAGGCATAAAGAGAAATACCCTCATATTCAGATGAACCCTTATCCTGTTCCAGAATACCTCGACAATGTGCCCACTTGCTCTGGAATCCCGTATGGGATGTCGCTGCCCCCTGAGAAGCCGGTCACAACGTGGTTAGATAGTAAACCTGTTTTACCAACTGTCCCGACTTCCATCGGGCTCCAGCTGCCCCCCACTATTCCTGGTGTGAACAGTTACGGAGACTCTCCAAGTATCACTCCTATGAGCAGGTCACCCCAGAGGCCTTCTCCCGCCTCCAGTGAATGCACTTCTCTATCCCCCAGCCTCAACACTTCTGAGTCGGGTGTTCCAGCATCTGCTGAATCCCCGCAGCCCGTTCAGAGTGGCTCATCTCTGACCAAGGCAGAACCTGTCACTCTGCCGCCCACAAGCACACGGCTTGGGGACCTTTCTGCAGGTGGGCAAgtttctgcagctgccacaTCTTCAATTCCTACAGTGGTTACAGACAGCACTGTTGCAACAAGCCTCCCAAACCCTGTGCTTCCAGCAGTGTCTGATCAGTTTAAGGCAAAGTTTCCATTTGGTGGTCTGCTAGACTCTATGCAAACATCAGAAACCTCAAAACTACAACAGCTAGTGGAGAACATTGATAAGAAGATGACAGATCCGAATCAATGTGTCATTTGTCACCGTGTGCTTAGTTGTCAGAGCGCTCTCAAGATGCATTACAGAACACATACTGGAGAAAGAccatttaaatgcaaaatttgtGGACGTGCCTTTACTACAAAAGGcaatttaaaaacacattttggagTTCATCGAGCAAAGCCACCACTTAGAGTACAGCACTCGTGTCCCATTTGTCAGAAGAAATTTACAAACGCGGTTGTTCTTCAGCAGCACATTCGTATGCATATGGGTGGGCAAATTCCGAACACGCCACTACCAGAGGGCTTCCAGGATGCCATGGACTCAGAGCTTTCCTATGACGAGAAGAATGTTGACACACTGAGCAACTTCGATGATGACATTGATGAAAATTCTATGGAAGAGGACCCGGAACTAAAGGACACGGCAAGTGATTCATCCAAACCCCTCATCTCTTACTCTGGGTCATGTCCTTCTTCACCACCTTCTGTGATCTCCAGTATTGCTGCTTTGGAGAATCAAATGAAAATGATTGATTCTGTCATGAACTGTCAGCAGCTGACCAGTTTAAAATCCATAGAAAATGGATCAGGGGAAAGTGACCATTTGAGCAATGACTCCTCATCAGCCGTTGGTGATCTTGAAAGCCAGagtgcaggcagccctgcaatGTCAGAGTCTTCTTCCTCCATGCAAGCTTTGTCTCCTGTGAATAGCAATAGTGAAAGTTTCAGATCAAAGTCCCCCGGTCTCAGTAACCAGGAAGAGCCTCAAGAAATACAATTAAAGACAGAAAAGCCAGACAGTCCACCACCCACAACTGAAAATGGAGGCGCATTAGACCTGACATCCACCAACCCAGGAAGACCGGTCATCAAAGAGGAGGCTCCTTTTAGTCTGCTGTTCCTGAACAGAGAACGTG GTCCCAGCCAAAGTACTCCTAGCCTGGTCACCAGTACAGCACCTACCATGATCAAAATGGAAGTGAATGGTCACAGCAAGCCGATCTCTTTGGGTGAGGTTCCCTCGCTTCCAGCTGGAATCCAGGTTCCTGCTGCACCACAGACAGTGATGAGTCCGGGGATCACCCCTATGCTGGCACCCCCCCCTCGCCGGACTCCCAAGCAGCACAACTGTCAGTCATGCGGGAAGACCTTCTCCTCAGCAAGTGCACTGCAGATACACGAGCGCACCCATACCGGTGAAAAACCGTTTGGTTGCACAATCTGTGGTAGAGCTTTTACCACAAAGGGGAATCTTAAG GTTCACATGGGGACTCATATGTGGAATAACGCCCCTGCACGCCGTGGCCGACGCCTCTCCGTGGAAAACCCCATGGCTTTGCTTGGTGGCGACGCTCTCAAGTTCTCCGAGATGTTCCAGAAGGATTTGGCAGCTCGGGCCATGAATGTTGACCCCAGTTTTTGGAACCAATATGCTGCAGCTATCACTAACGGACTTGCTATGAAGAACAATGAGATTTCTGTCATACAGAACGGAGGCATTCCTCAGCTCCCAGTAAGTCTAGGCGGAGGCGCCATCCCACCTCTAAGTAACCTTACCGGTGGCATGGACAAAGCTCGCACGGGCAGCAGCCCTCCCATTGTCAGTCTGGACAAAGCAAGTTCTGAGACGGGAGCCAGTCGTCCATTCACCAGATTTATTGAGGATAATAAAGAGATTGGCATAAATTAA